From Gemmatimonadaceae bacterium, the proteins below share one genomic window:
- a CDS encoding sigma 54-interacting transcriptional regulator → MTSLPTTLGALKASPFGEAPRRSRSVRDELRANLLARLKDNKPLFQGVIGYEDTVMPQIINALLSRHHFILLGTRGQAKSRILRALTTLLDPEVPVIAGSEVNDDPFAPISKFGRDRIREAGDDTEIAWLHPDQRYVEKLATPDVTVADLIGDLDPIKAARGGHLLSDELSIHYGMLPRAHRGIFALNELPDLAGKVQVGLFNVMQEGDVQIKGYPVRLPLDVVLAFTANPEDYTARGKIITPLKDRIGSEIQTHYPSTVDLAQSITQQEAWVERDGLPVHVPEVVAEVAERVAFEARKEKRIDQRSGVSQRLSITLLENIVSNAERRAVRLGEKAVVPRLADLYAALPAITGKIELEYEGELIGGAVIARELIRRAADATLAEREPRLDVDEIVMYFDTGSALQVSDDSSAKATHEGFATVPGLIDLVKASELPTGKDSELVASCELVLEALVARRKISRSEGGSYGRSVRRQGGLPPEYPDREE, encoded by the coding sequence ATGACTTCGCTCCCGACCACGCTCGGCGCGCTCAAGGCGTCGCCCTTCGGCGAGGCGCCGCGCCGCTCACGCTCTGTCCGCGACGAACTGCGCGCGAACCTGCTGGCGCGCCTCAAGGACAACAAGCCGCTCTTTCAAGGTGTCATCGGCTACGAAGACACCGTGATGCCGCAGATCATCAATGCCCTGCTCTCGCGGCATCACTTCATCCTGCTCGGCACACGCGGCCAGGCGAAGTCGCGCATCCTCCGCGCGCTGACCACGCTGTTGGACCCCGAGGTCCCAGTGATTGCCGGCAGCGAGGTGAACGACGATCCCTTCGCGCCGATCTCCAAGTTTGGCCGCGACCGCATTCGAGAGGCCGGCGACGACACCGAGATTGCCTGGCTGCATCCGGACCAGCGCTACGTGGAAAAACTCGCGACGCCGGACGTGACCGTCGCCGATCTCATCGGTGACCTTGATCCCATCAAGGCCGCGCGCGGTGGGCACCTGCTCTCTGACGAACTCAGCATCCACTACGGGATGTTGCCGCGCGCGCACCGCGGCATCTTCGCGCTGAACGAGCTGCCCGACCTCGCCGGCAAGGTGCAGGTGGGCCTGTTCAACGTGATGCAGGAAGGCGACGTGCAGATCAAGGGCTACCCTGTGCGCCTGCCGCTCGACGTGGTGCTCGCCTTCACCGCAAACCCTGAGGACTACACCGCGCGCGGCAAGATCATCACGCCACTGAAGGACCGCATCGGCTCGGAGATCCAGACGCACTATCCCTCCACCGTGGACCTCGCGCAGTCCATCACACAGCAGGAGGCCTGGGTCGAACGCGATGGGCTGCCGGTGCACGTGCCCGAAGTCGTGGCCGAGGTCGCAGAGCGTGTGGCCTTCGAGGCGCGCAAGGAGAAGCGCATCGACCAGCGCTCCGGCGTTTCTCAGCGGCTGAGCATCACGCTGCTCGAGAACATCGTGTCCAACGCCGAGCGGCGGGCAGTGCGCCTGGGAGAGAAGGCCGTGGTGCCGCGGCTGGCCGATCTCTACGCAGCGCTGCCGGCGATCACCGGCAAGATCGAGCTCGAGTACGAGGGCGAGTTGATTGGTGGCGCGGTGATCGCCCGCGAGCTGATTCGGCGCGCCGCCGACGCGACGCTCGCCGAGCGCGAGCCGCGCTTGGACGTCGACGAGATCGTGATGTACTTCGACACCGGCTCGGCCCTCCAAGTCAGTGACGACTCCAGCGCCAAAGCAACCCACGAGGGATTCGCCACGGTGCCGGGGCTCATCGACCTCGTGAAGGCGTCGGAGCTGCCGACCGGGAAGGATTCCGAGCTGGTGGCCAGCTGCGAGCTGGTGCTTGAGGCCTTGGTGGCGCGACGTAAGATCTCGCGCTCCGAGGGCGGCTCCTACGGTCGCTCAGTGCGCCGTCAGGGCGGGCTCCCGCCGGAATATCCAGACCGCGAAGAGTAG
- a CDS encoding molybdopterin oxidoreductase family protein, giving the protein MTDAATSIRGACPLDCPDTCATVVTVEGGRAVRIQGDKAHPITRGALCTKVNRYVERSYDSERVLTPLRRTGPKGSGQFEPASWDEALDDIAARLNAIRESTHGPQAILPYSYAGTMGLLQGESMDRRFFHFIGASKLDRTICATAGMMGMRMTVGGSFGADMEEVPNADLIILWGTNTLTSNPHLWPQVLEARAKGVQVLCIDPIRTRTAEQCDEWIGIRPGTDAALALGMMHVLFAEGLQDDDYIAKHTLGAEQLRERVREYPPDRVAGITGVPAERITELARQYGRAKAAFVRINYGLQRHAGGGMAVRTIACLPAVTGHWRRPGGGVQLSASGNFAFNKAALQREDLSPAGTRTINMSLLGQALTMPDAGVGGPPVMAMVVYNSNPAAIAPDHLKVTQGMRREDLFLVVLEHFRTDTADHADWVLPATTQLEHWDIHQSYGHLYATLNRPAIEPLGEALPNTEIFRRLAQRMGLAHDCFKDDDQTLIQQALSSSDPRMASVTWDALQKHGWARLQLPKPYAPFANGGFHTPSGKCEFYSERMKAMGLDPLPTFTPPAEFPELVPELAAKYPLALISSPAHQFMNSSFVNVGPLQRAAREPEVALHPNDAARRGIADGNKVLVENDRGHFEATARIREGIREGVAWAPGIWWAKLSPDKRNVNATTSQRLTDMGAGPTFYDNLVEVRAL; this is encoded by the coding sequence GTGACCGACGCCGCGACCAGCATCCGCGGGGCCTGTCCGCTCGATTGCCCGGACACCTGCGCAACGGTCGTGACGGTCGAAGGCGGGCGCGCCGTGCGCATCCAGGGCGACAAGGCGCACCCCATCACTCGGGGTGCGCTCTGCACCAAGGTGAATCGCTACGTCGAACGTTCCTACGACTCCGAGCGCGTACTCACGCCGCTTCGGCGCACGGGACCCAAGGGCAGCGGCCAATTTGAGCCCGCGAGTTGGGACGAGGCACTCGACGACATCGCTGCGCGATTGAACGCAATCCGCGAATCGACGCACGGGCCGCAGGCCATCCTGCCCTACTCATACGCCGGCACGATGGGCCTGCTGCAAGGCGAGTCGATGGACCGCCGCTTCTTCCATTTCATCGGCGCGTCCAAGCTCGACCGCACGATCTGCGCGACTGCGGGAATGATGGGAATGCGGATGACCGTTGGCGGGAGCTTCGGCGCCGACATGGAGGAGGTGCCCAACGCCGACCTCATCATCCTGTGGGGCACGAACACGCTTACGAGCAACCCGCACCTCTGGCCGCAGGTGCTTGAGGCGCGGGCCAAGGGCGTGCAGGTGCTGTGCATCGACCCTATCCGTACGCGCACGGCCGAGCAGTGCGATGAGTGGATCGGCATCCGGCCCGGCACCGACGCGGCACTCGCGCTCGGGATGATGCACGTCCTCTTCGCCGAGGGCCTGCAGGACGATGACTACATCGCGAAGCACACGCTCGGCGCGGAGCAGCTGCGCGAGCGCGTACGCGAGTACCCGCCCGATCGCGTGGCTGGCATCACTGGTGTCCCTGCGGAGCGAATCACGGAACTCGCCCGACAGTACGGCCGCGCAAAGGCCGCGTTCGTGCGCATCAACTACGGGTTGCAGCGCCACGCGGGCGGCGGCATGGCGGTGCGGACCATCGCCTGCCTACCAGCGGTCACCGGCCATTGGCGCCGACCCGGCGGCGGCGTGCAGCTCTCGGCCAGCGGCAACTTCGCCTTCAACAAGGCGGCGCTGCAGCGCGAGGATCTTTCTCCCGCTGGCACGCGCACCATCAACATGTCGCTGCTCGGCCAAGCGCTGACGATGCCTGACGCCGGTGTCGGTGGTCCGCCGGTGATGGCGATGGTCGTGTACAACTCGAATCCGGCGGCGATCGCACCCGACCATCTCAAGGTCACGCAGGGGATGCGACGCGAGGACCTGTTCCTTGTGGTGCTCGAGCACTTCCGCACCGACACCGCCGACCACGCTGACTGGGTGCTGCCTGCCACGACGCAGCTGGAACACTGGGACATCCATCAGTCCTATGGCCACTTGTACGCAACACTCAACAGGCCCGCGATCGAGCCGTTGGGCGAGGCACTGCCCAACACAGAGATCTTCCGCCGCCTCGCACAGCGAATGGGACTCGCACACGACTGTTTCAAGGACGACGACCAGACCTTGATCCAGCAGGCGCTGAGTTCGTCCGACCCGCGGATGGCGAGCGTGACCTGGGACGCGCTGCAGAAGCACGGCTGGGCGCGCCTGCAGTTGCCGAAGCCCTACGCCCCGTTTGCAAACGGCGGCTTCCACACGCCGAGCGGCAAATGCGAGTTCTATTCGGAGCGCATGAAGGCGATGGGCCTCGACCCGCTGCCGACCTTCACGCCGCCCGCTGAGTTCCCGGAGCTCGTGCCGGAGCTTGCCGCCAAGTATCCCTTGGCGCTGATCTCCTCGCCAGCGCACCAGTTCATGAACTCCTCGTTCGTGAACGTCGGACCGTTGCAGCGCGCGGCGCGCGAGCCAGAGGTGGCGCTGCACCCGAACGACGCGGCACGCCGCGGCATCGCCGACGGCAACAAGGTGCTGGTGGAGAACGACCGCGGGCACTTCGAGGCCACGGCGCGTATCCGCGAGGGCATCCGAGAGGGCGTCGCCTGGGCCCCGGGCATCTGGTGGGCCAAGCTCTCGCCGGACAAGCGCAACGTGAATGCCACCACGTCGCAACGGCTCACCGATATGGGCGCGGGCCCGACCTTCTACGACAACCTGGTCGAAGTCCGAGCGCTGTAG
- a CDS encoding folate-binding protein YgfZ, with the protein MSLLITDRSARLRMSFSGEKAKEALGGLVTNDVTALTRGHGQRAAALTAKGRIIAVLRVFDRGEDLLVDVEQESADAFQAMIRKYVNPRLAKYADVSEQIGCLGVYGTHAAHAIGAQVEAHPVDLEGLQPFGLWRSPDGAVSVVRSADFSIAGFDVFASPERIAALTAALEAEGATHAKSEELERARIEVGLPRFGVEMDGDTLPQEANLDTLGAISFTKGCYTGQEVVARIHFRGHVNRHLRWLRSPEPLTPGAALLDTEGKEVGEVRSATVSPEHGPLAIGMVRREVAPGSAVRARAGEREVSATVEAIA; encoded by the coding sequence ATGAGCCTGCTCATTACCGATCGCTCGGCACGCCTGCGAATGAGCTTCAGTGGCGAGAAGGCCAAGGAGGCACTGGGCGGCCTCGTGACCAATGACGTCACGGCGCTTACGCGCGGACACGGACAGCGCGCCGCCGCGCTCACTGCCAAGGGACGCATCATCGCGGTGCTGCGTGTGTTCGACCGCGGCGAGGATCTGTTGGTGGACGTCGAGCAGGAATCGGCCGACGCCTTTCAGGCGATGATCCGCAAGTACGTGAATCCGCGATTGGCCAAGTACGCCGATGTCAGCGAGCAGATCGGCTGCCTCGGTGTCTACGGCACGCACGCAGCGCACGCGATTGGCGCGCAGGTCGAGGCGCACCCAGTTGACCTGGAGGGGCTACAGCCTTTCGGACTCTGGCGTTCTCCCGACGGCGCCGTGTCTGTCGTGCGCTCCGCGGACTTCAGCATCGCGGGCTTCGATGTCTTCGCCTCGCCCGAGCGGATTGCGGCGCTCACTGCGGCGCTTGAGGCCGAGGGTGCCACGCACGCTAAGTCCGAGGAGTTGGAGCGCGCTCGCATCGAGGTTGGCCTACCGCGCTTCGGCGTGGAAATGGACGGCGACACGCTGCCGCAGGAAGCGAACCTCGACACGCTCGGCGCTATCTCGTTCACCAAGGGCTGCTATACGGGCCAGGAAGTCGTCGCGCGGATCCATTTTCGCGGCCACGTGAATCGTCATCTGCGTTGGTTGCGCTCGCCGGAGCCGCTGACGCCCGGCGCCGCGTTGCTCGATACCGAGGGCAAGGAAGTCGGCGAGGTCCGTTCTGCAACTGTCTCGCCGGAGCACGGACCATTGGCGATCGGAATGGTTCGGCGCGAGGTCGCACCAGGCAGCGCGGTGCGGGCGCGCGCCGGCGAACGCGAGGTGAGCGCTACTGTTGAGGCAATCGCGTGA
- a CDS encoding HAD family phosphatase produces MEVPVLLIEFEGVLAETLRLRADALTEALAADELETTTALLHGVEGLCTEEAIRLIRDQLGAPDDPTAVELARLRAERAFAARAGKGLRVAADARPTLERLTAVARLSLVTRASRREVEFVLDLAGLGALFRPIIACEDAKAPKPSPAPYALAMSRVTELFPGQALRGIAVEDSVRGVRAARAAGLLTIIVGDLAPQDAMEADAWYPTLSDLTPERLRSLLGSSPKGAR; encoded by the coding sequence ATGGAAGTCCCGGTCCTGCTTATCGAGTTCGAGGGCGTGCTCGCCGAGACCTTGCGACTGCGCGCCGATGCCTTGACCGAAGCGCTGGCGGCGGACGAGCTCGAGACGACGACAGCGCTGCTGCACGGCGTCGAGGGCCTCTGCACCGAGGAGGCGATCCGCCTCATCCGCGATCAGTTGGGTGCGCCCGACGATCCCACGGCAGTCGAACTGGCACGCCTTCGCGCCGAGCGTGCCTTTGCGGCGCGGGCGGGCAAGGGGCTGCGCGTTGCGGCAGACGCGCGGCCCACGCTCGAGCGACTCACGGCCGTCGCCCGGCTGTCGCTCGTGACGCGCGCTTCGCGCCGCGAGGTCGAGTTCGTGCTGGACCTGGCCGGGCTCGGCGCACTGTTCCGACCGATCATCGCTTGCGAGGATGCCAAGGCACCCAAGCCCTCACCGGCGCCTTACGCCTTGGCGATGAGTCGCGTCACCGAGCTCTTTCCGGGACAGGCGCTGCGGGGCATTGCCGTTGAGGACAGCGTACGCGGCGTGCGCGCCGCGCGCGCGGCCGGCCTGCTCACCATCATCGTGGGCGACCTCGCGCCCCAGGACGCGATGGAAGCCGACGCCTGGTATCCGACGCTCTCCGACCTGACGCCCGAGCGCCTGCGCTCCCTGCTCGGCTCCTCGCCAAAGGGTGCGCGATGA
- a CDS encoding 4Fe-4S dicluster domain-containing protein — protein sequence MSQPSSVSGAQHGASSPGNPALGAAPLGSSPLGSSPLAAEREGLDACVHCGFCLPACPTYLTLEDENDSPRGRLVLMRALLEGRVQPDDADLNRHLDQCLGCRGCETACPSGVPYGALLEASRATLAAHKALPWTARLLLWVFARDWALRPMLAAARVMRWIRVPQLAAAMLPARLAMPAAMLAATQRPSATAWTPRGDGSRGSVALLTGCVMEGLMAPLNRATERTLAHNNYALRRAANQVCCGALHAHAGDAETARGLARRNIAAFEASGAEVVVTNSAGCGAMCRSYAHLLAGDPEWSERAAAFSAKVRDVHELLAAAGPVPTDGDPAAGESAAHALRPAPTAASDFPTGKPVAWDAPCHLQHGQRVVDPPLQVLRAIAGIRVVPLEGSDLCCGSAGIYNVANPGLSERVLAPKLDSIRLSGASIVATGNPGCLMQIEGGLLRHGLPAVARHPVELLDAAYAQDDRTR from the coding sequence GTGAGCCAGCCTTCATCTGTCTCGGGAGCTCAGCACGGCGCTTCGTCGCCCGGCAACCCTGCGCTCGGCGCTGCGCCACTCGGAAGCTCGCCGCTCGGCAGTTCACCGCTCGCCGCCGAGCGCGAGGGGCTCGACGCCTGCGTCCACTGCGGCTTCTGTCTGCCAGCCTGCCCGACTTACCTCACGCTTGAAGACGAAAACGACTCGCCGCGCGGGCGGCTCGTGCTGATGCGCGCGCTGCTCGAGGGCCGCGTGCAGCCGGACGATGCGGACCTGAACCGACATCTGGATCAGTGCCTCGGCTGCCGTGGCTGCGAGACCGCCTGTCCGAGCGGCGTGCCCTATGGGGCCTTGCTCGAGGCATCGCGTGCGACGCTCGCTGCGCACAAGGCGCTGCCGTGGACCGCGCGCTTGCTGCTCTGGGTGTTTGCGCGCGATTGGGCGCTGCGTCCGATGCTCGCCGCTGCTCGCGTGATGCGCTGGATACGAGTCCCTCAGCTCGCCGCTGCGATGCTCCCGGCGCGTCTCGCTATGCCGGCCGCGATGCTTGCCGCCACGCAGCGCCCATCAGCGACGGCGTGGACACCGCGCGGAGACGGATCCCGCGGCTCGGTCGCGTTGCTCACTGGCTGCGTGATGGAAGGTCTGATGGCGCCGCTCAATCGCGCGACCGAGCGGACCCTGGCGCACAACAATTACGCCCTTCGCAGGGCGGCGAACCAAGTGTGTTGCGGCGCGTTGCACGCACACGCCGGTGATGCCGAGACCGCACGCGGCCTGGCCCGCCGCAACATCGCGGCCTTCGAGGCGAGCGGCGCCGAGGTTGTCGTCACCAACTCAGCCGGCTGCGGCGCGATGTGTCGTAGCTATGCGCACCTCTTGGCCGGGGACCCCGAGTGGTCCGAGCGCGCGGCTGCGTTCAGCGCGAAGGTCCGCGACGTGCACGAGCTGCTCGCCGCGGCGGGGCCGGTGCCGACGGACGGCGACCCGGCCGCAGGCGAGTCGGCTGCGCACGCATTGCGGCCCGCTCCAACCGCCGCATCCGACTTCCCAACCGGTAAGCCAGTCGCCTGGGACGCCCCCTGCCACCTGCAACACGGCCAGCGTGTGGTCGACCCGCCCCTGCAGGTCCTGCGCGCCATCGCAGGCATCCGGGTCGTACCGCTGGAAGGCAGTGACCTCTGCTGTGGCAGCGCCGGCATCTATAATGTCGCGAACCCCGGGCTCTCCGAGCGCGTCCTCGCGCCCAAACTGGACAGCATCCGCCTGTCCGGTGCCAGCATCGTGGCCACGGGCAACCCCGGCTGCCTGATGCAGATCGAGGGCGGGCTCCTTCGGCACGGGCTGCCGGCGGTCGCTCGACACCCTGTGGAGCTACTGGACGCTGCCTACGCGCAGGACGACCGCACCCGTTAG
- a CDS encoding FAD-binding protein, translated as MAPNDTRELADFLSETTDGLRIVGAGRWLDAGNPVRAMHTLRLERFAGVRQYVPEDLTISVGAATTLAELDNVTRPHGQWCPLLSWGDDSGTVGATIATATAGPFAASLGRPRDLVLGLECVDGLGRVINAGGQVVKNVAGFDLTRLMTGAWGSLGVITRVHLRLRARPAADETWVLHGDPAALDAFLRGPHAPLAALQLGSAASTASVASFGAVAVAAGADSVHRRLGLDPSARWLLRLGGNAADVNAAVKQLQQLGDCTQHDANIWTLVREHCAPPASATQWDWSPLARRVKHQFDPRGILNPGLLGERA; from the coding sequence GTGGCTCCCAACGATACTCGCGAGCTCGCCGACTTCCTCAGCGAGACCACCGATGGCCTGCGCATCGTTGGCGCCGGACGCTGGCTCGACGCCGGAAATCCCGTACGCGCGATGCACACGCTTCGGCTCGAACGATTCGCTGGCGTTCGCCAGTACGTCCCCGAGGATCTGACCATCTCAGTTGGCGCGGCAACCACACTCGCCGAGCTCGACAACGTGACGCGGCCGCACGGCCAGTGGTGCCCGCTGCTCAGCTGGGGTGATGACTCGGGTACGGTCGGTGCGACCATCGCGACGGCGACTGCTGGCCCCTTCGCCGCATCTCTCGGGCGGCCGCGCGATCTCGTCCTTGGCCTAGAGTGCGTGGATGGGCTCGGCCGCGTGATCAACGCCGGTGGCCAGGTCGTGAAGAACGTCGCTGGCTTCGACCTTACGCGCCTGATGACTGGCGCGTGGGGCAGCCTCGGGGTCATCACGCGCGTGCACCTACGGCTGCGTGCGCGGCCGGCGGCGGATGAGACCTGGGTATTGCACGGGGACCCCGCGGCGCTTGATGCCTTCTTGCGTGGGCCGCACGCACCGCTGGCCGCGTTGCAGCTCGGCAGTGCGGCGAGCACCGCATCGGTCGCCTCGTTCGGCGCCGTTGCCGTCGCCGCCGGCGCCGACTCAGTTCACCGTCGGCTTGGTCTCGATCCCTCCGCGCGATGGTTGCTCCGACTTGGCGGCAATGCGGCGGATGTGAACGCGGCCGTCAAGCAGCTGCAACAGTTGGGCGACTGCACGCAGCACGATGCAAACATCTGGACACTGGTGCGCGAACACTGCGCGCCGCCTGCATCGGCGACGCAGTGGGACTGGTCGCCTCTCGCCAGGCGCGTGAAGCATCAGTTCGACCCGCGCGGAATCCTCAATCCAGGACTGCTGGGGGAGCGCGCGTGA
- a CDS encoding FAD-binding protein encodes MIADLRRIVGAAQVIERPSALLAYESDALPGYRRRPALAVFPGSREETVAVLRRLAADGIPFVARGAGTGLSGGALADDCVLLGLHRLKRVLEIDPAGRTATVEPGVVNATLTRLVAPHGLHYAPDPSSQSACTIGGNVAENAGGPHCLKYGVTMNHVLRATVALPDGEVVTLDRGDTGGYDLLGAFIGSEGCFGVVLDVTLRLTPNPAAIITLLADFTRLGDAAAATSAIVAAGVLPAALELMDHATIDAVERSIYAAGYPADAAAVLLIELDGAAEGLDGEADRVEALCRASGARGIRRATDPAERARLWQGRKKAFGAMGRVSPHLVVQDAVVPRTQLAALLEEIAAIGERQRVRVCNVFHAGDGNLHPNIPYDADDPDEVARVHAAMREIMERCIAAGGTITGEHGVGLDKLPYMEALFTPPTLEAMCSLREVFDPERRANPGKVVPVHACKEWHAAPSARAAGRTST; translated from the coding sequence TTGATCGCCGACCTGCGCCGCATCGTCGGCGCAGCGCAGGTGATTGAGCGACCGTCAGCGCTCTTGGCCTACGAGTCGGATGCCTTGCCTGGCTACCGGCGTCGGCCCGCGCTGGCGGTGTTCCCCGGTTCGCGCGAGGAGACCGTCGCCGTGCTGCGGCGGCTTGCTGCGGATGGCATACCCTTCGTGGCGCGTGGCGCCGGCACGGGTCTCTCCGGTGGCGCGCTCGCCGACGACTGCGTGTTGCTTGGGCTGCATCGCCTGAAGCGTGTGCTGGAGATCGACCCTGCGGGCCGCACCGCCACCGTGGAGCCTGGCGTGGTCAACGCGACGCTCACGCGCTTGGTCGCACCGCACGGCCTGCATTACGCGCCAGACCCCTCGAGCCAGAGCGCCTGCACCATCGGCGGCAACGTGGCGGAGAACGCCGGTGGCCCGCATTGCCTCAAATACGGCGTGACGATGAACCACGTGCTGCGCGCCACCGTCGCGCTGCCCGATGGCGAAGTTGTCACGCTCGACCGCGGCGACACTGGCGGCTACGACCTGCTCGGCGCCTTCATTGGCAGCGAGGGCTGCTTCGGCGTGGTGCTGGACGTGACGCTGCGCCTGACGCCGAATCCGGCGGCGATCATCACGTTGCTGGCCGACTTCACGCGGTTGGGCGATGCCGCAGCGGCGACGTCGGCGATTGTCGCGGCGGGCGTGCTTCCCGCGGCGCTTGAGCTGATGGACCATGCGACCATCGACGCGGTTGAGCGGAGCATCTATGCAGCCGGATATCCCGCGGATGCTGCAGCGGTGCTTCTCATTGAACTGGATGGCGCCGCCGAGGGATTGGACGGCGAGGCAGATCGCGTGGAGGCGCTGTGCCGTGCGTCGGGCGCGCGCGGCATCCGCCGCGCCACCGACCCCGCCGAGCGCGCGCGCCTTTGGCAGGGCCGCAAGAAGGCCTTCGGCGCGATGGGGCGCGTCTCGCCGCACCTCGTGGTGCAGGACGCGGTAGTACCGCGCACGCAGCTGGCCGCGCTGCTCGAGGAGATCGCCGCCATCGGCGAGCGACAGCGCGTGCGCGTCTGCAACGTCTTCCACGCCGGAGACGGCAACCTGCACCCCAACATCCCGTACGACGCCGACGATCCGGATGAAGTGGCGCGCGTGCACGCCGCGATGCGCGAGATCATGGAGCGCTGCATCGCCGCCGGCGGCACCATCACCGGGGAGCACGGGGTCGGGCTCGACAAGCTTCCGTATATGGAAGCCTTGTTCACGCCACCGACGCTTGAGGCGATGTGCAGCCTGCGCGAGGTGTTTGACCCCGAGCGCCGCGCAAATCCTGGGAAGGTCGTGCCGGTGCACGCCTGCAAGGAGTGGCACGCGGCACCCAGCGCGCGCGCGGCCGGGCGGACTTCGACCTAA
- a CDS encoding RNA polymerase sigma factor RpoD/SigA: protein MQQATETRSRGYFRSSPSSAFDQYLQDIQKLPLITDPAEEKRLARLAQKGDEAAAERLVTANLRFVISYVKKYQGHGLDLSELVAIGNEGLLKAVRKFDPDQGVKFISYAVWWVRQAVLKALAEQTRSVRIPLNQNSQLIRLSRAETVLAQVLKRDPTDSEIGRLLDESPEQVRNSKSMSSTEVSLDAPVDRSDREACTLGERFAGGDGVEIEERTDFNLMRECIDKVFRQYLTPRERKILNLYYGLDDGGEAMTLERIGALMGVTRERIRQIRERAFDKLRTSPEGRSLAGFWGVA from the coding sequence ATGCAGCAAGCGACCGAGACGCGCAGCAGAGGTTATTTCCGTTCTTCCCCGTCGTCCGCGTTCGACCAGTACCTGCAGGACATCCAGAAACTCCCCCTCATCACCGACCCAGCCGAGGAAAAGCGGCTCGCGCGACTCGCGCAGAAGGGTGATGAAGCCGCCGCCGAGCGGCTCGTGACGGCCAACCTCCGGTTCGTCATCTCCTATGTAAAGAAGTACCAGGGACACGGCCTCGACCTGTCCGAACTCGTTGCCATCGGCAACGAAGGCCTGCTCAAGGCGGTCCGCAAGTTCGATCCGGACCAGGGCGTTAAGTTCATCTCCTACGCCGTGTGGTGGGTGCGCCAGGCCGTACTGAAGGCGCTGGCCGAGCAGACGCGTTCGGTGCGCATCCCGCTCAACCAGAACTCGCAGCTCATCCGTCTCTCGCGGGCCGAGACGGTGCTCGCGCAGGTGTTGAAGCGCGATCCAACCGACAGCGAGATCGGCCGCTTGCTTGATGAGTCGCCAGAGCAGGTGCGCAACTCCAAGTCGATGTCCTCCACCGAGGTGTCGCTCGACGCGCCGGTGGACCGCAGCGATCGCGAGGCCTGCACCTTGGGCGAGCGCTTTGCCGGCGGCGATGGCGTGGAAATCGAGGAGCGCACGGACTTCAACCTCATGCGCGAGTGCATCGACAAGGTCTTCCGCCAGTACCTCACGCCACGTGAGCGGAAGATCCTGAACCTCTACTACGGCCTCGATGACGGTGGCGAGGCGATGACGCTGGAGCGCATCGGGGCGCTGATGGGCGTCACGCGGGAGCGGATCCGCCAGATCCGCGAGCGCGCCTTCGACAAGCTGCGCACTTCGCCCGAGGGACGCTCCCTGGCCGGATTCTGGGGCGTGGCCTGA